The Kangiella marina genome window below encodes:
- a CDS encoding ABC transporter permease subunit, giving the protein MSTSIKDTTRKLLDQQTQSGKHKRRKINDILARYGIAFGGMSVIVAVVLICFYLLWVVLPIFKPASIELEKDYSWSQQQLLHLEVEEYGEIAFGLGANGSMQFTDVESNQVLATFELPQSQPITAAAQLDLKGMMAVAYADGSVQLLQQDYAVSYPENKRKLTPSIIYPFGEDAVSFADSEIKLLNAKLWEDGLLLTGVTVDNQIVTKAFDVEQSFLSEELELEEASSATFETAFEPAYLLATLGPDWLYAIGQQGQMSAYRYEDSEWLLQETKQLTENGAEITEAQFLLGQVSLMIGTSDGVVSQWFQVHEEGGVSQLTRIRDFKLADAPIKHLVPETRRKGFIAGDAKGNIGIFYTTSERLLKELSFGQPIQDLAINSRSNKLLIVGENGQANTFFVENEHPEISWSSLWNQVFYEGYTEPTFTWQSSASTNDYEPKFSLVPLSFGTLKAAFYAMLFAVPLAIFGAIFTAYFMAPKMRSMVKPTVEIMEALPTVILGFLAGLWLAPIIEETLVGFLLTIILLPVFTVLFGLAWNKAPDVIKHKVPDGWQAALLLPVIVLGTVFAFWVGEPVEGWLFNGDMPRWLDDHGMNYDQRNSLVVGLAMGFAVIPTIFSITEDAIFSVPKHLTNGSLALGASQWQTLTRVVLPTASPGIFSALMIGLGRAVGETMIVLMATGNTPVMDMNIFEGMRTLSANIAVEMPESEVGSSHYRVLFLAAFVLFLFTFAFNTIAEVVRQRLRNKYGSL; this is encoded by the coding sequence ATGAGTACCTCGATAAAAGACACCACGCGTAAGCTGTTAGACCAGCAAACGCAAAGTGGGAAGCACAAAAGGCGCAAGATAAACGACATACTCGCTCGCTACGGTATTGCCTTTGGCGGCATGTCGGTTATTGTTGCCGTTGTTCTTATCTGTTTCTACCTTCTATGGGTGGTTTTACCTATTTTTAAGCCTGCATCGATTGAACTGGAAAAGGATTATTCATGGTCACAGCAGCAATTATTACACTTGGAAGTTGAAGAATACGGTGAAATTGCTTTTGGTTTGGGTGCAAACGGTTCCATGCAGTTTACCGACGTTGAAAGCAATCAAGTGTTAGCCACGTTTGAGTTGCCACAGTCGCAGCCTATTACTGCGGCTGCACAGCTCGACCTTAAAGGTATGATGGCTGTGGCTTACGCTGATGGCAGTGTGCAGCTTTTACAACAGGATTATGCCGTCAGCTATCCTGAGAATAAGCGAAAGTTGACGCCAAGCATCATCTATCCGTTTGGTGAAGATGCGGTGTCATTTGCTGATAGCGAGATAAAGTTGTTAAACGCTAAGTTGTGGGAAGACGGCTTACTGCTAACCGGTGTGACCGTTGATAACCAGATTGTGACCAAAGCTTTTGATGTTGAGCAGTCTTTTCTGAGCGAAGAGCTAGAGCTGGAAGAGGCAAGTTCGGCAACCTTTGAAACCGCTTTCGAGCCTGCTTATCTACTAGCAACTCTAGGCCCTGACTGGTTGTATGCTATTGGTCAGCAAGGGCAAATGAGTGCTTATCGCTATGAGGACAGTGAGTGGCTACTGCAAGAAACGAAGCAGTTGACGGAGAATGGTGCAGAAATCACGGAGGCTCAATTCTTACTAGGCCAGGTGTCGTTAATGATTGGCACGTCTGACGGTGTTGTCAGTCAATGGTTCCAGGTTCATGAGGAAGGTGGCGTCAGTCAGTTAACCAGAATTCGAGACTTCAAACTAGCCGATGCACCGATTAAGCATTTAGTGCCAGAAACACGTCGTAAAGGGTTCATTGCGGGTGATGCTAAAGGCAATATTGGTATTTTCTACACCACCTCTGAGCGTTTGCTTAAAGAGTTAAGTTTTGGTCAGCCAATACAGGATTTAGCGATCAACTCACGCAGTAATAAACTGCTGATCGTGGGAGAAAACGGTCAAGCCAACACCTTTTTTGTAGAGAATGAGCACCCTGAGATTTCATGGTCATCCTTATGGAATCAAGTGTTCTACGAGGGTTACACAGAGCCAACATTTACTTGGCAATCATCAGCCTCAACCAATGATTATGAGCCTAAGTTCTCTCTAGTGCCACTAAGCTTTGGTACTTTGAAAGCGGCCTTTTACGCCATGCTCTTCGCGGTACCATTAGCCATTTTCGGTGCTATTTTCACCGCTTACTTTATGGCGCCAAAAATGCGCTCGATGGTCAAACCCACCGTCGAAATCATGGAAGCTTTGCCAACGGTGATCTTAGGTTTCTTGGCGGGACTGTGGTTAGCGCCAATTATTGAAGAAACGCTGGTTGGTTTTCTGCTAACTATAATTTTGCTACCAGTCTTTACAGTACTATTTGGTCTGGCCTGGAATAAAGCTCCAGATGTTATTAAGCATAAAGTACCGGATGGTTGGCAAGCGGCTTTGTTGCTACCAGTGATTGTTCTGGGTACTGTTTTTGCATTCTGGGTTGGTGAGCCAGTTGAAGGTTGGTTGTTTAATGGCGACATGCCTCGCTGGTTAGATGATCATGGCATGAATTACGACCAGCGTAACTCGTTAGTCGTTGGCTTAGCGATGGGCTTTGCCGTGATTCCTACCATCTTTTCGATTACAGAAGATGCGATTTTTAGCGTCCCTAAACATTTAACTAACGGCTCGCTCGCACTTGGCGCCAGCCAGTGGCAGACACTAACGCGTGTTGTTCTACCAACAGCAAGTCCGGGCATATTCTCTGCTTTGATGATTGGTTTAGGGCGTGCTGTGGGTGAAACCATGATCGTGTTAATGGCTACGGGTAATACACCAGTGATGGACATGAATATCTTTGAAGGTATGCGAACGCTTTCAGCCAATATTGCGGTGGAAATGCCTGAGTCTGAAGTAGGTAGTTCACACTATCGAGTACTGTTCTTAGCGGCATTTGTATTGTTCTTATTTACTTTTGCTTTCAACACCATTGCGGAAGTCGTGCGTCAGCGCTTGCGTAATAAATACGGTTCACTGTAA
- a CDS encoding OprO/OprP family phosphate-selective porin, protein MKLKLLAVAVAAVISTPAFAESEVKAKAGGGAKFTTDDVSIKVGGRLMYDIDWFDDEAFTGNTGSGSDSELRRARIYVSGEFGDWEAKVQGDFKDDGDTALSDAYIQYNGWDDLELVLGKHKEPFGLEEQTSSKDITAIERTMITNALAPGKNYGASLGSFSDEFTWMVGLYDHGEEGGNIATGVTGRMTFAPVITKNQVLHFGAGVRQSRLAGNEYKDADQRLEIHTADEKVGAGTIGGESIMAYNFEVAYAAGPFHAQAEFFDAEVDGGVNADTDISGYYAQFGYVLTGESRPYSKGKFKRVSPKGENGAWEMFGRFSHYEPGSDEADAFTLGLNYYANKAVRVGVNYVMGDMTEGGVDKDGNAIAVRFQYVF, encoded by the coding sequence ATGAAATTAAAATTATTAGCAGTAGCAGTAGCAGCTGTAATCTCTACTCCAGCTTTCGCAGAAAGCGAAGTAAAGGCTAAAGCTGGCGGCGGCGCAAAGTTCACAACTGACGACGTAAGCATCAAAGTTGGTGGTCGTTTAATGTATGACATCGACTGGTTCGATGATGAAGCATTCACTGGTAACACAGGCTCAGGTTCTGACTCAGAACTACGTCGTGCTCGTATCTATGTCAGCGGTGAGTTTGGTGACTGGGAAGCTAAAGTACAAGGCGACTTCAAAGATGACGGCGATACAGCTTTAAGCGACGCTTACATCCAGTACAACGGATGGGATGACCTTGAGCTAGTTCTTGGTAAACACAAAGAGCCATTCGGCCTTGAAGAGCAAACGTCTTCTAAAGACATCACAGCTATCGAGCGTACAATGATTACTAACGCATTGGCTCCAGGCAAAAACTACGGTGCGTCTTTAGGTTCATTCAGCGATGAATTCACTTGGATGGTTGGTTTATATGACCACGGTGAAGAAGGTGGCAACATTGCTACTGGCGTTACCGGTCGTATGACTTTTGCTCCAGTAATTACTAAGAACCAAGTATTACACTTTGGTGCTGGTGTTCGTCAAAGCCGTTTAGCGGGCAACGAATACAAAGACGCTGACCAGCGTTTAGAAATCCACACAGCTGACGAGAAAGTTGGTGCGGGTACTATCGGTGGCGAAAGCATCATGGCTTACAACTTCGAAGTGGCTTACGCTGCGGGACCTTTCCACGCACAAGCTGAGTTCTTCGACGCAGAAGTAGATGGCGGTGTTAACGCTGATACTGATATCTCAGGCTACTACGCTCAGTTCGGTTACGTTCTAACTGGCGAATCTCGTCCATACAGCAAAGGCAAATTCAAGCGTGTATCGCCAAAAGGTGAAAACGGCGCTTGGGAAATGTTTGGTCGTTTCAGCCACTATGAGCCAGGTTCAGACGAAGCTGACGCTTTCACTCTAGGCTTGAACTACTACGCAAACAAAGCTGTTCGTGTAGGTGTTAACTACGTTATGGGCGACATGACTGAGGGCGGCGTTGATAAAGACGGTAACGCTATCGCAGTTCGTTTCCAGTACGTATTCTAA
- a CDS encoding mechanosensitive ion channel family protein yields the protein MLDSFDFNLADILWPVAVLVIGFFVYQGLQKAFNLSNKKESNLVLQKQITNIVFILLLIIIFVIALPIKDSIKNQIISLIGIVLSASIALSSATFLGNIMAGIWLRSVRNFRMGDFIKVQDMFGRVSGRGLLHTELQSIDRDLITLPNLFLATNPVTVMHSDGTIISTQLSLGYDVDHSVIEPVLIKAAEDAELDKPFVYIDSLGDYSVVYKVHGLAKDLKTTLSSRSALNRCVLDALHKAEIEIVSPTFMNQRQVNEQVFIPKKRNNHAKKDTDKPEDVIFDKADKASKLDEMKEQHNDLLQRMEKAKEAIKHAENDDVEQELKASYEKLQAREQQMAQFLESKLEEISREGKEGSSEKPSD from the coding sequence ATGCTAGACTCATTCGACTTCAACCTTGCCGATATCCTGTGGCCTGTGGCAGTTTTAGTGATCGGTTTCTTTGTTTACCAAGGTTTACAAAAAGCATTTAATCTCAGCAATAAAAAAGAAAGCAACTTGGTGTTACAGAAGCAAATCACCAACATCGTTTTTATCTTATTGTTGATTATTATTTTCGTCATCGCTCTGCCGATAAAAGACAGCATCAAAAACCAAATCATTTCGCTGATTGGTATCGTTTTATCCGCATCAATAGCCCTAAGTTCCGCCACATTTTTAGGCAATATCATGGCTGGTATTTGGCTACGTTCAGTACGCAATTTTCGCATGGGTGACTTCATTAAAGTTCAAGACATGTTTGGCCGTGTATCAGGGCGAGGCTTACTGCATACCGAACTACAAAGCATTGATCGAGACTTGATTACATTACCCAATTTATTTTTAGCGACAAACCCTGTAACAGTGATGCACAGCGACGGTACCATTATTTCCACGCAACTTTCTTTAGGCTATGACGTAGATCATAGCGTTATTGAGCCTGTGTTAATTAAAGCCGCTGAAGACGCCGAGCTGGATAAGCCCTTCGTCTATATCGACAGCTTAGGTGATTACTCCGTGGTTTATAAAGTTCACGGCTTAGCCAAAGATTTAAAGACGACCCTATCTTCACGTTCTGCCTTGAACCGCTGTGTGCTCGACGCGCTGCATAAAGCAGAAATTGAAATTGTATCGCCCACCTTCATGAATCAGCGCCAGGTCAACGAGCAAGTCTTCATCCCTAAAAAACGCAATAATCACGCGAAAAAGGACACGGACAAACCTGAAGACGTTATCTTCGATAAAGCCGATAAGGCCAGCAAGCTTGATGAGATGAAAGAGCAACATAATGACTTATTGCAACGAATGGAAAAAGCCAAAGAAGCTATCAAGCACGCGGAAAATGATGATGTCGAGCAGGAACTCAAGGCAAGTTATGAAAAGCTCCAAGCACGAGAGCAACAGATGGCTCAATTCTTAGAAAGTAAGCTCGAAGAAATTAGCCGAGAAGGAAAAGAAGGCTCCTCAGAAAAGCCGTCTGACTAG
- a CDS encoding Bax inhibitor-1 family protein gives MSYQDIRQQEAAVNRTGLGDRAKFITKTYNHLLGAIFAFVAISFYFYQSGISQAIAEWVFSFGAGWMILLGGFIAASWAATHLAHTSQSKATQYSSLVGFIIAEAIIFAPMLLIAANYASSVIQSAATVTLVGFGILTAIVFYTRKDFSFLRGILMWAGGLALLAIGAAFIFGFQLGTWFSVGMIGLAGAAILYDTSNVLHHYPEDRYVGAALQLFASVAMMFWYVLRLFMASDE, from the coding sequence ATGAGCTACCAAGATATTCGACAACAAGAAGCAGCGGTAAACCGAACAGGCTTAGGTGATCGCGCTAAATTTATTACAAAAACCTATAACCATTTGCTAGGGGCTATTTTTGCTTTTGTCGCCATTAGCTTCTACTTCTACCAGTCTGGTATTTCCCAGGCTATCGCAGAATGGGTATTCTCGTTCGGCGCTGGTTGGATGATTTTATTAGGTGGCTTTATTGCGGCAAGTTGGGCGGCAACACATTTAGCCCACACATCTCAATCTAAAGCGACTCAGTATTCGAGCTTGGTGGGTTTCATTATTGCGGAAGCGATTATTTTCGCCCCTATGCTGCTAATCGCAGCCAATTACGCAAGTAGCGTTATTCAAAGTGCTGCGACGGTGACCCTAGTTGGCTTTGGTATTTTGACTGCTATCGTTTTTTACACACGTAAAGATTTTTCATTCTTACGCGGTATCTTAATGTGGGCTGGCGGTTTAGCATTATTAGCTATCGGCGCGGCTTTTATTTTCGGCTTCCAGCTAGGAACATGGTTTAGTGTAGGTATGATTGGATTAGCTGGTGCAGCAATCCTATATGATACATCAAATGTTTTACATCATTACCCTGAAGATCGTTACGTTGGTGCTGCGTTACAGTTATTTGCCAGTGTGGCCATGATGTTCTGGTACGTCTTAAGATTATTTATGGCGAGTGATGAATAA
- the ssb gene encoding single-stranded DNA-binding protein, which translates to MASRGVNKVILVGNLGKDPEIRYTADGRAIANITVATSETWKDKSSGQQQEKTEWHRVVIFGKLAEIAGEYLRKGSQVYFEGKLQTRKWQDQSGQDKYTTEVVVDINGQMQMLGGRGGGGGDTSFGGQQQQKPQNQQPQPAPAMDDDFDDDIPF; encoded by the coding sequence ATGGCCAGTCGTGGCGTTAATAAAGTTATTTTAGTCGGTAATCTTGGTAAGGATCCAGAAATTCGCTACACAGCGGATGGGCGTGCAATCGCTAATATCACGGTTGCAACCTCTGAAACATGGAAAGATAAAAGCTCAGGTCAACAACAAGAGAAAACTGAGTGGCACCGAGTGGTTATTTTCGGCAAATTAGCTGAAATTGCAGGTGAGTACTTACGCAAAGGCTCGCAAGTTTACTTTGAGGGTAAACTACAAACGCGTAAATGGCAGGACCAATCCGGTCAAGACAAATATACTACTGAAGTGGTGGTTGATATTAATGGTCAGATGCAAATGTTGGGCGGCCGTGGTGGCGGCGGTGGTGATACATCATTCGGTGGTCAGCAACAGCAGAAGCCGCAAAATCAACAGCCTCAGCCAGCACCAGCGATGGATGATGATTTTGACGATGATATTCCGTTCTAG
- a CDS encoding MFS transporter, whose amino-acid sequence MKSSPLTSVERRSAVSLASIFALRMLGLFMLLPVIRILGEDLEGATLPLLGLALGIYGLSQAILQLPLGLLSDKIGRKPVIYGGLVVFIAGSLVAGFSDTIWGLIAGRALQGAGAIASAVMALAADLSRPEQRSKMMAMIGGSIGLAFAISLILGPILSEWLSLQGLFFVIAALAFIALIVAMTVVPRGEQASKVHLNLSFSERWRHVTAKGRIFVLALAVFVIHWSLVAVFMIVPEKLEQSGYQLAQHSWIYLTVLVLSIVLMVPMMLGAERKKMHRQIMQLAFAVIVLALASLFTGFTHIAFWLVVLTLFFAGFNLLEAKLPSTVSNLFGSQYRGTALGVFSTSQFLGAFLGGSVTGYLLPKLGVDGILAMNIVLAVMAGVALAFLGKLPEIEKVIVKLDSNEENSSKNAQISALKMPGVLEAIANDGEGKVYLQVDKSKIQQKDLLSLGQIEG is encoded by the coding sequence ATGAAGTCCTCACCACTAACCTCTGTAGAACGTCGTTCCGCGGTTTCCCTAGCCAGTATCTTTGCCCTACGCATGTTAGGGTTGTTCATGCTATTGCCTGTCATTCGTATTCTTGGTGAGGATTTAGAAGGCGCGACATTGCCATTATTAGGCTTGGCCTTGGGTATCTACGGTTTGTCGCAAGCGATTCTCCAGCTCCCTTTAGGGTTATTGTCCGACAAGATCGGCCGTAAACCAGTGATTTATGGTGGCTTAGTGGTATTTATCGCTGGTAGTTTGGTGGCGGGTTTCTCTGACACTATCTGGGGACTGATTGCGGGACGTGCGTTACAAGGGGCTGGCGCGATTGCTAGTGCTGTGATGGCTTTAGCCGCTGATTTAAGTCGCCCCGAGCAACGTTCAAAAATGATGGCCATGATCGGTGGTAGTATTGGTTTAGCTTTTGCTATTTCATTGATTTTAGGGCCGATTTTAAGTGAATGGTTATCGCTACAAGGTTTATTCTTTGTCATAGCCGCCTTGGCTTTTATCGCTCTCATCGTAGCGATGACAGTCGTTCCTCGGGGTGAGCAAGCGAGTAAAGTTCACCTGAATTTAAGTTTCAGCGAGCGCTGGCGCCATGTGACGGCGAAAGGACGAATCTTTGTTTTAGCGTTGGCCGTATTCGTGATTCACTGGTCATTAGTTGCCGTGTTTATGATTGTGCCTGAGAAGCTTGAGCAAAGCGGTTATCAGTTAGCGCAGCATTCGTGGATTTACTTAACGGTCTTAGTGTTATCCATCGTCTTGATGGTGCCGATGATGCTTGGTGCAGAGCGTAAGAAAATGCATCGCCAAATTATGCAGCTAGCCTTTGCGGTGATTGTATTAGCCTTAGCGAGCTTATTTACCGGCTTTACGCATATTGCTTTTTGGTTAGTGGTGCTGACATTATTTTTCGCAGGATTTAACCTGCTAGAAGCAAAGCTGCCGTCTACGGTATCGAATCTTTTTGGCTCTCAGTATCGTGGGACCGCCCTTGGGGTTTTTAGCACCAGCCAGTTTTTAGGCGCTTTTCTTGGCGGAAGCGTGACTGGCTATCTGCTCCCTAAGTTGGGTGTTGATGGCATTTTGGCCATGAATATCGTGTTAGCGGTGATGGCGGGAGTTGCATTGGCCTTTTTAGGCAAGTTACCTGAGATTGAGAAAGTTATCGTCAAGTTGGACTCAAATGAAGAAAATTCGAGCAAGAATGCCCAAATATCGGCATTAAAGATGCCAGGAGTGCTCGAAGCGATTGCGAATGACGGTGAAGGCAAGGTATATTTACAAGTTGATAAATCTAAAATCCAGCAAAAGGATTTGTTGAGTCTTGGCCAAATTGAAGGCTAA
- the uvrA gene encoding excinuclease ABC subunit UvrA → MDTIDVRGAKTHNLKNIDITLPRDKLIVITGLSGSGKSSLAFDTLYAEGQRRYVESLSAYARQFLSLMEKPDVEHIEGLSPAISIEQKSTSHNPRSTVGTITEIYDYLRLLFARVGTPHCPEHQLPLQAQTISQMVDLVLEREAGEKLMLLAPVVQNRKGEHIQLMQELQAKGFVRARINGEVHELASPPTLELRKKHTIEVIVDRFKVKPDLQQRLAESFETALELADGIARVAAMDNSDKDAEEMVFSAKYACPTCGHSIQELEPRIFSFNNPAGACPTCDGLGVDQFFDPEKIITNEDISMAGGAIRGWDRRNVYYFHMLKSLAKHYKFDIEAPWSSLDAKTQKVILYGSGTTQINFEYTNDRGDNYQRKHRFEGIIPNMQRRYHETESSAVREELQKYMTTQSCSSCDGTRLNENSRNVFIEGTALPEITRWSIEDSHNYFNTLDLPGQRGEIAAKVLKEICDRLGFLVNVGLDYLTLERSADTLSGGEAQRIRLASQIGAGLVGVMYILDEPSIGLHQRDNDRLLKTLVHLRDLGNTVIVVEHDEDAIRAADYVVDIGPGAGVHGGEVVAAGQLEDIIKKKDSLTAKYLTGELKIEVPKERTQADKKKFISLKGATGNNLNEVSLDLPVGLLTCITGVSGSGKSTLINDTLYPIVARKINKSSLQPKAYDSIDGLDNIDKVVDIDQSPIGRTPRSNPATYTGIFTPIRELFSGTQESRARGYKPGRFSFNVKGGRCEACQGDGVIKVEMHFLPDVYVACDVCKGKRYNRETLEVLYKGKNIHEVLELTVEDAREFFDAIPAVARKLQTLMDVGLSYIKLGQAATTLSGGEAQRVKLSRELSKRDTGQTLYILDEPTTGLHFHDVNQLLKVLHRLRDHGNTVVVIEHNLDVIKTADWIVDLGPEGGSKGGQIIATGTPEDVAKEKGSYTGKYLKPMLSN, encoded by the coding sequence ATGGATACCATAGACGTCCGCGGTGCAAAAACCCATAACCTCAAGAACATTGATATAACCCTTCCACGTGACAAGCTGATAGTGATCACCGGCCTTTCTGGCTCAGGTAAGTCCTCACTAGCCTTTGATACGTTGTATGCCGAAGGTCAGCGTCGTTACGTTGAATCTCTTTCTGCTTATGCGCGCCAGTTCCTGTCGTTGATGGAAAAACCCGATGTCGAACACATCGAGGGGTTATCACCAGCAATCTCTATTGAGCAGAAATCCACGTCGCATAATCCACGCTCAACCGTCGGTACTATCACGGAGATTTATGATTACCTGAGGTTATTGTTTGCTCGTGTCGGTACACCACACTGCCCTGAGCACCAGTTACCGCTGCAAGCCCAGACCATCAGCCAAATGGTGGATTTGGTATTGGAACGTGAAGCAGGTGAAAAATTAATGTTATTAGCGCCAGTGGTTCAAAACCGCAAAGGCGAGCATATCCAATTGATGCAAGAGCTTCAGGCCAAAGGCTTTGTGCGCGCTCGCATCAATGGCGAAGTCCACGAGTTAGCCAGCCCGCCAACGCTAGAACTTCGCAAAAAGCATACGATTGAAGTGATCGTAGACCGCTTTAAAGTCAAGCCTGACTTACAGCAACGTTTAGCAGAGTCATTCGAAACGGCACTTGAGTTAGCGGACGGTATCGCCCGAGTCGCCGCGATGGATAACTCAGACAAAGATGCTGAAGAAATGGTCTTCTCGGCGAAATACGCTTGTCCAACGTGTGGTCACTCGATTCAAGAACTTGAACCTCGTATCTTCTCCTTTAATAATCCAGCGGGCGCTTGCCCGACGTGTGATGGCCTAGGTGTCGATCAGTTCTTTGATCCCGAAAAAATTATTACCAACGAAGATATTTCAATGGCCGGTGGCGCGATTCGTGGCTGGGATCGTCGTAATGTTTACTACTTCCACATGCTTAAGTCTTTGGCAAAGCACTATAAATTCGACATTGAGGCGCCGTGGAGCAGTCTTGATGCGAAAACTCAGAAAGTCATCTTATACGGCAGTGGCACTACGCAAATAAATTTCGAGTACACCAACGACCGCGGTGACAACTACCAGCGTAAGCATCGCTTCGAAGGCATTATCCCGAACATGCAGCGTCGCTACCATGAAACAGAATCCAGCGCAGTGCGTGAAGAGTTGCAAAAATACATGACGACGCAAAGTTGCTCAAGCTGTGACGGCACTCGCCTGAACGAAAACTCGCGTAACGTCTTTATTGAAGGAACGGCGCTTCCAGAGATTACTCGCTGGTCGATTGAAGACAGTCACAATTACTTTAATACGCTCGACCTTCCAGGTCAGCGTGGTGAAATTGCAGCAAAAGTCCTAAAAGAAATTTGCGATAGACTGGGTTTCTTGGTCAATGTCGGCCTCGATTACCTAACGCTAGAGCGCAGTGCGGACACGCTTTCAGGCGGTGAAGCCCAACGTATCCGCCTCGCCAGCCAAATTGGTGCGGGTCTAGTGGGCGTGATGTACATTCTGGATGAGCCGTCGATTGGCTTACATCAGCGGGATAATGATCGACTGCTAAAAACACTGGTCCACCTACGCGATCTAGGTAACACCGTCATCGTAGTCGAGCATGACGAAGACGCCATTCGTGCCGCAGACTATGTAGTAGACATTGGTCCTGGCGCTGGTGTTCACGGCGGCGAAGTCGTGGCGGCAGGTCAGCTGGAAGACATCATCAAGAAAAAAGATTCGCTGACAGCGAAATATCTAACCGGTGAGCTAAAAATTGAAGTTCCTAAAGAGCGTACCCAAGCAGATAAAAAGAAATTTATTTCACTCAAAGGCGCTACTGGCAACAACTTGAACGAGGTCAGCCTCGACTTACCTGTCGGTCTTTTGACCTGTATTACAGGGGTTTCAGGTTCCGGTAAGTCAACCTTGATCAACGATACGCTCTACCCTATTGTTGCGCGCAAAATCAATAAATCGAGTTTACAGCCGAAAGCTTATGACTCGATTGATGGCTTAGACAACATCGACAAAGTGGTCGATATTGACCAAAGCCCTATCGGTCGTACGCCACGTTCTAACCCAGCAACTTATACGGGTATCTTCACGCCAATTCGTGAACTGTTCTCTGGTACACAAGAGTCACGCGCTCGTGGTTATAAACCTGGCCGCTTTAGTTTCAACGTCAAAGGTGGCCGCTGTGAAGCTTGCCAAGGCGATGGCGTGATCAAAGTCGAAATGCACTTCTTGCCGGATGTGTATGTTGCCTGTGATGTCTGTAAAGGCAAACGCTACAACCGCGAAACACTTGAAGTGTTATACAAAGGCAAAAACATTCATGAAGTGTTAGAGCTGACGGTTGAAGATGCGCGCGAATTTTTCGACGCGATTCCAGCCGTAGCGCGCAAACTACAAACCTTAATGGATGTTGGTCTGTCGTATATCAAACTTGGCCAAGCCGCGACCACACTTTCCGGCGGTGAAGCGCAACGTGTGAAACTTTCTCGCGAGTTATCGAAACGCGACACAGGGCAAACGCTATACATCCTTGATGAACCAACAACAGGTCTACATTTCCACGACGTTAACCAGCTGCTCAAAGTCCTACATCGCCTGCGCGATCATGGCAACACCGTCGTCGTCATTGAACACAATCTAGATGTGATAAAAACCGCCGACTGGATTGTCGACCTTGGCCCTGAAGGCGGTAGTAAAGGTGGGCAAATTATCGCCACCGGAACGCCCGAAGACGTCGCCAAAGAAAAAGGCAGTTACACCGGGAAATACCTAAAGCCTATGCTTAGCAATTAA